DNA from Mycolicibacterium alvei:
CCAGGGGAACGAGGCACACAGCGACGCCCTCGCCACGGCCGCGGCGCAGGACAAAGCGGCCCGGGCCGCCGCCGACCGGCTCGACGCCCTGATATCCGAACAATCGGCCACCGATGCGCCCGAACGCGCCGGCGACGTGCTGCGGGCGTGGAACACCCGTCGGCGCAATGCCGCCTGGGAGCGGTTGGGCCGCGACGACGCCGACATCGGTGAGAGTCCGACGGCGGCCTTCCGTCGATTGCGCCTGGAAATGCTTGCCGCCGAACGGGACACGTTCATCGCCGAACGGGACGCCGGACACATCCCCGACGAGGTCCTGCGTACTGTCCTACATGGGCTCGACTTGGAAGAGGCGACACTGAATCGTGATTAGGCGTCTGGCGTGGCTGGCGGTATTGGTCGTGATCGTCTCCGGAGCACTGCTGGGCCTGCTCAGCGGCAGCGATGCCGCCTCGCAGTCACCGGTCTCCGTTCCGTCCGATGCCGAGTCGGCGCGGGCCGACGCGCTGCGGGCCGATTTCCCCGGCGGAGATCAGATTCCGGCGATCCTGGTGGTGACCCGCACCGACGGCGGTGAGCTCACCATGGACGACGTCGACGCCACCGCCGATGCACGGAACCGGATGACCGCGGCACCAGGTCCGCCCGTGGTGGTTGCCGACGACCGCAAAGCTGCTGTTGCCACCGTGCCGCTGAAGGCTGACCTGTCCGGCTTCGCGCTGAACGACGCCGTGAAAGATCTGCGCGCCACCGCCGCCGACGGCCTTCCGGCCGGGTTGCGGGCCGAGATCACCGGAGGTCCGGCGTTCGGTGCGGACATCGCCAATTCGTTTGCCGGAGCCAACATCACGCTGCTCGCGGTGACGGCGGCGGTGGTGGCCCTGCTGCTCATCGTCACCTACCGCTCGCCGGTGCTGTGGCTGGTGCCGCTGTTGGTGATCGCCTTTGCCGACCGTGTCGGCGCCGTCGTCGGGACCGCGGTGGCCTCCGGACTCGGGCTGAGCCCGGACGGTTCCACCTCGGGCATCACCAGCGTGCTGGTGTTCGGTGCGGGCACCAACTATGCGCTGCTGTTGATTTCGCGGTATCGCGAGGAACTCGGGCGTGTCGATGGGCATCTGGAGGCGCTGACGATAGCGGTGCGCGCCGCCGCCCCGGCGATCGTGGCCAGCAATGCCACCGTGGTGCTGGCCCTGCTGACACTGCTGTTCGCCTCCGCACCCAGCAACCGGAGCCTCGGCGTGCAGGCCGCATCGGGTCTGGTGGTCGCCGCGATCTTCGTCCTGGTCGTGCTGCCGCCCCTGCTGGCGTTGTGCGGCAAGCGGCTGTTCTGGCCGTTCATTCCCCAGGTCGGTGCCACGCCGCTGACCGAAAGCGGTGTCTGGCACCGGATCGCGGACTCCGTGGCGCGCAAGCCCGTCCGCGTCGCGGTAGCCTCGCTGGCCGGCCTGGCCCTGCTGTGCACCGCCGTGGCGGCCACGCCGATCGGGCTGACCCAAACCGAGCAATTCCGGGTGCAGGCCGAATCGGTGACCGGTTACCAGGCCCTGGCCGCGCACTTCCCGAGCGGGCTGACCGACCCCACGCGCGTCATCGCCGCGACCGCCGACGCCGGCGCGGTGCAACGCGCCATCACCGACACCCACGGCGTCGTCTCCGCCACCCCCGTCGGCGAGTCTCCGACCGGGCTGAGCCAATGGTCGGTGGTCCTGGCGGCCGAACCCGCCTCCGACGAGGCCTTTGAAACCATTGACGCCCTGCGTGATTCGGTACACGCCGCCGATCCCGACGCGCTCGTGGGCGGTTCCGACGCCCAGGCCAGAGACACTGCCGCGGCAGCCCAGCGCGACCGGCTCGTGGTGATTCCGGCGATCCTGGCAGTGGTGCTGGCAGTCCTCTACCTGCTGCTGCGATCGGCCTTCGCACCGCTGGTGCTGGTCGGGGTGACGGTGCTGTCGGCGCTGGCCGCGCTCGGGCTGGGTGGCTGGGCCAGTGTCCACGTATTCGGGTTCCCGGCCCTGGACAACAGCACCCCACTGTTCGCGTTCCTGTTCCTGGTGGCCCTCGGCGTGGACTACACGATCTTCCTGGTGACCCGGGCTCGAGAAGAGACACCCGAGTACGGAACCCGCCTGGGCATCGTGCGGGCCGTGTCGGCCACCGGCGCGGTGATCACCAGTGCCGGGGTGGTGCTGGCAGCGGTGTTCTGTGTGTTGGGCGTACTGCCGCTGATCGTGCTGACCCAACTGGGCATCATCGTCGGGCTCGGCATCCTGCTGGACACCTTCGTGGTCCGCACCGTGATCATCCCGGCCCTGTTCACGTTGATCGGCCCCCGCATCTGGTGGCCGGGACTGCGCGCCTCGTGCTAACGTCGAAGGATGACCGAGGCACCCGCCCAGCCGCCTTTGCATATGCGGCGCAATGCCTTCGATCCGGCACCGGACCTGCGCGAGATCCGGGAGAGCGACGGGGTACGCAAGGTCATCAGTGCGCTCGGCAATCCCGTTTACCTGATCACCCGCCACGAGGACGTCAAGGCGGTGTTGGGCGATCACGAACGGTTCTCCAACAGCAGACCACCCGGTTTCACCCTGCCCGGGGCACCCGAGATGTCCGAGAAGGAGATCGCCAGCGCCCGGGCCGGCAACCTGTTGGGGCTCGACCCGCCCGAACACCAGCGGCTGCGCCGCATGCTCACCGCGGAGTTCACCATCCGCCGGATGAAACGTCTGGAACCGCGGATCGTCGAGATCGTCGAGACCCGGCTCGATGCGATGGCGGCGGCCGGCCCGCCCTCGGATCTGGTGGCCGACTTTGCGCTTCCCATCCCGTCGCTGGTGATCTGCGAACTGCTCGGGGTGCCCTACGAGGACCGCGACGACTTTCAGCAACGCTCGGCGCACCAGCTCGACTTGTCCTTGCCCATCCCCGAACGCCTTGCGCTGCAACAGCAGAGCCGTGACTACATGCGTGGCCTCGTCCTGCGAGCCCGCCGGGATCCGGGCGAGGACATCCTCGGCATGCTGGTCCGCGACCACGGCGGCGAGCTGTCCGACGACGAACTCGTCGGCATCGCCGGGCTGCTGCTGCTCGCCGGGCATGAAACCACGTCGAACATGCTGGGCCTGGGCGTCCTGGCCTTGCTGCGCCACCCCGACCAACTGGCAGCGGTACGCGAGGATCCGGATGCCGTCGGCCCCGCCGTCGAGGAATTACTGCGCTGGCTTTCCATCGTGCAGAACGCCATCCCGCGCTTCACCACCACCGACGTCGACGTTGCCGGTGTGCGGATTCCCGCGGGAGAGTTGGTCTTTGCCTCACTTCCTGCGGGCAATCGGGACCCCGACTTCATCGACACCCCCGACGTACTCGATGTCAGCCGCGGCGCGTCCGGCCATCTGGCCTTCGGCCACGGCGTGCACCATTGCCTCGGCGCTCCGCTGGCCCGGATGGAGATGCGGATCGCCTTCCCGGGCCTCCTGCAACGGTTCCCCGCCCTCGCGCTGGCCGAGCCGTTCGAGGATGTCACCTACCGGTCTTTCCACTTCATCTACGGGCTGAAATCGTTGGCGGTAACGTGGTGAGCGCCATGAAAGTAGAAGCCGATCAGGACGCCTGCATTGCCTCAGGCAACTGCGTGATGGTCTCCGACGTCATCTTCGACCAGGACGACGACGGAGTCGTGAAAGTCCTCGTCGACGAAGTGCCCGATGATGAAATCGCGCACGCACGCGAGGCCGTCAAGCTGTGCCCCGCATCAGCGTTGAAGCTCACCGGGGAGTGACTGCGGGCGCCACCGTCTAGAAGGGTGGGGGTGGTCCGTATTGTTCGGCGAGCCAGGCTTGGTAGTCGCGTTCGTAGGCGAGGTCGTTGTTGAGTTCGGCGCGTAGGCGTCGTTCTTCGGCGATGCGGTCTTGGCGGTCTTGTTCGCGGGTTTTGCGGCGCCTGGGCATCTTCGCGGCCCGGTCCGGGTGCGGGGCCTGCGGTTCGGGAAGTGTGAGGCCCCCGGTGGGTTGGGCCAGGGTGGGAAACATGGCAGCACCGTGCGGTTCGGTGATGTAGTTGTGTCCGGTCGGGGACTGGAATTCGATAGTGCCGTCGGGGAATTGACGGTCGGTCCAGCCGGGGCAGAACGTTTTCACCAAATGGTGGGCCCGGCAGAAGAGTTTGGTGTTCGACGGATGCGTCGGGCCCGCGGGCCAGGGTGCGGTGTGGTCGATGTCGCAGCGCTCGACGGGGGCATCACAACCGGGGAACCGGCAGGTCAGGTCCCGCCACCGGATGAACTCCGAGAGCGCCACCGACGGGCGGTACCCCGGCTCGGTGGCATCGCCGGATTCGGTTGGCGTCTCGGCGGGTTCGGCGGGCACGACCACTGGTTTGAGTGTGGCGTTGGCGGCCAGGTTCCGCACCGATTCGGCGGGCAGGATGCCATGGCCGGGCAGATACCCCGGCGCATCAGAGTTGCCGTCAAGGGTGGCCTGCTCGGCCAACACATGAACCACCGCAGCATCGGCCGCGGCCCGCTTCTGGGTGGCTGGGCAGTCCTCACGACCACACCGGCACGGCAACTGGGATTCCAGCCGGGCCAACGGCCCGATGGCATCGGCACGGCGCTGCTCACGGGTACGCGGATCGTGGTCACACACCGTGTCGGCCACCGCGTCCAACCGTTGATGCAGCGCGGCGCCGTCTTCGGCGTGCAGGTTGCCCCACAGCGAGGCCATACCCGGGCTGCTCGGCTCGATCTGCACGAACCGCTCAGCATTCACATCCGGAGGCACCCGCACCCCGTTGGGGTCGAGTTTGGCGATCCACTGATCCACCCGATCCCGTAACTGGCGTTCCGAAAGCCGCATCCATCGAGGTGCCCGCCCGGCCAACTGCGCATCCAACCGGCCCCACATCGCGCTATCCACGGTTTCGGTGCGGGTGATGATGACACACACCATCCGATAATCGATATCCCCGACCGCGAAGCGGGCGGCCACCTGGGGCAGTTTGTCGCGCAGCACTCGGGCGCGGTGGATCTGGGCGCCGGCCCGACCCCGGCTGATCCGCATCGCCGCCGAAATCTCGGCGGCCACCGCTTCGAACGGGTCGGTGGTCCAGAAGATCGACTCGGCCAATTCGCGTTCCCGCAGCGCATCCAACGCCCCGATCGCGGCAAGTCGCCCCGCGATCGCCATCGACTCGGCCCGCGCCCCAGCACCGACCGCGTCGATCAGCGCCACATCGGACCCCGACTCGATGTCGAACATACGTTCGAGTATGCCACGCGGGTCAGACACGCGCAGGCAAAACTACTGCTGACTACCCGGAATGCTCGTGCTCGCCCGGCATCTCG
Protein-coding regions in this window:
- a CDS encoding MMPL family transporter; protein product: MIRRLAWLAVLVVIVSGALLGLLSGSDAASQSPVSVPSDAESARADALRADFPGGDQIPAILVVTRTDGGELTMDDVDATADARNRMTAAPGPPVVVADDRKAAVATVPLKADLSGFALNDAVKDLRATAADGLPAGLRAEITGGPAFGADIANSFAGANITLLAVTAAVVALLLIVTYRSPVLWLVPLLVIAFADRVGAVVGTAVASGLGLSPDGSTSGITSVLVFGAGTNYALLLISRYREELGRVDGHLEALTIAVRAAAPAIVASNATVVLALLTLLFASAPSNRSLGVQAASGLVVAAIFVLVVLPPLLALCGKRLFWPFIPQVGATPLTESGVWHRIADSVARKPVRVAVASLAGLALLCTAVAATPIGLTQTEQFRVQAESVTGYQALAAHFPSGLTDPTRVIAATADAGAVQRAITDTHGVVSATPVGESPTGLSQWSVVLAAEPASDEAFETIDALRDSVHAADPDALVGGSDAQARDTAAAAQRDRLVVIPAILAVVLAVLYLLLRSAFAPLVLVGVTVLSALAALGLGGWASVHVFGFPALDNSTPLFAFLFLVALGVDYTIFLVTRAREETPEYGTRLGIVRAVSATGAVITSAGVVLAAVFCVLGVLPLIVLTQLGIIVGLGILLDTFVVRTVIIPALFTLIGPRIWWPGLRASC
- a CDS encoding cytochrome P450 encodes the protein MTEAPAQPPLHMRRNAFDPAPDLREIRESDGVRKVISALGNPVYLITRHEDVKAVLGDHERFSNSRPPGFTLPGAPEMSEKEIASARAGNLLGLDPPEHQRLRRMLTAEFTIRRMKRLEPRIVEIVETRLDAMAAAGPPSDLVADFALPIPSLVICELLGVPYEDRDDFQQRSAHQLDLSLPIPERLALQQQSRDYMRGLVLRARRDPGEDILGMLVRDHGGELSDDELVGIAGLLLLAGHETTSNMLGLGVLALLRHPDQLAAVREDPDAVGPAVEELLRWLSIVQNAIPRFTTTDVDVAGVRIPAGELVFASLPAGNRDPDFIDTPDVLDVSRGASGHLAFGHGVHHCLGAPLARMEMRIAFPGLLQRFPALALAEPFEDVTYRSFHFIYGLKSLAVTW
- a CDS encoding ferredoxin, whose amino-acid sequence is MKVEADQDACIASGNCVMVSDVIFDQDDDGVVKVLVDEVPDDEIAHAREAVKLCPASALKLTGE
- a CDS encoding HNH endonuclease signature motif containing protein — protein: MFDIESGSDVALIDAVGAGARAESMAIAGRLAAIGALDALRERELAESIFWTTDPFEAVAAEISAAMRISRGRAGAQIHRARVLRDKLPQVAARFAVGDIDYRMVCVIITRTETVDSAMWGRLDAQLAGRAPRWMRLSERQLRDRVDQWIAKLDPNGVRVPPDVNAERFVQIEPSSPGMASLWGNLHAEDGAALHQRLDAVADTVCDHDPRTREQRRADAIGPLARLESQLPCRCGREDCPATQKRAAADAAVVHVLAEQATLDGNSDAPGYLPGHGILPAESVRNLAANATLKPVVVPAEPAETPTESGDATEPGYRPSVALSEFIRWRDLTCRFPGCDAPVERCDIDHTAPWPAGPTHPSNTKLFCRAHHLVKTFCPGWTDRQFPDGTIEFQSPTGHNYITEPHGAAMFPTLAQPTGGLTLPEPQAPHPDRAAKMPRRRKTREQDRQDRIAEERRLRAELNNDLAYERDYQAWLAEQYGPPPPF